The following are from one region of the Actinoplanes sp. L3-i22 genome:
- a CDS encoding trans-aconitate 2-methyltransferase, which yields MLRTTFGEDAELYDRCRPGYPPRMFADLAGLAGLGPHARVLEIGCGTGQATLPLARLGCAVVAMDLSPEMAGIARRNLTQFPDVTVVASAFEDWQASNGTFDAVLSATAFHWLDPDVRMIKVADLLRPGGALGIVSTHHIAGGTNAFFADAQRCYERFDPTTPPDLRLTDDDETPDEAAEFERSGRFGPVEFRRYEWQQSYTADKYLNLLMTYSGNRALEPQARNGLFACLTHLIDDVYGGQITKQYRTRLAVAHKTP from the coding sequence ATGCTGCGCACCACGTTCGGCGAGGACGCCGAACTCTACGACCGATGCCGTCCCGGTTATCCACCGCGGATGTTCGCCGACCTCGCCGGACTCGCCGGTCTCGGGCCACACGCCCGGGTGCTGGAGATCGGGTGCGGCACCGGCCAGGCGACACTGCCCCTGGCGCGACTCGGATGCGCCGTCGTCGCGATGGACCTAAGCCCGGAAATGGCCGGCATCGCCCGGCGCAATCTCACACAGTTCCCGGACGTCACCGTCGTCGCATCCGCGTTCGAGGACTGGCAAGCGTCAAACGGAACTTTCGACGCGGTGTTGTCCGCGACGGCGTTCCACTGGCTCGACCCCGACGTCCGGATGATCAAGGTGGCTGACCTGTTGCGGCCCGGCGGAGCCCTCGGCATCGTCTCGACCCACCACATCGCCGGCGGGACGAACGCCTTCTTCGCCGACGCGCAACGATGCTACGAACGCTTCGACCCCACGACACCGCCGGACCTGCGCCTGACTGACGATGACGAGACCCCGGACGAGGCGGCGGAGTTCGAGCGTTCGGGACGGTTCGGCCCGGTGGAGTTCCGTCGCTACGAATGGCAGCAGAGCTACACGGCCGACAAATACCTGAACCTGCTCATGACCTACTCCGGCAATCGAGCCCTGGAACCGCAGGCCCGTAACGGACTGTTCGCGTGCCTCACCCACCTGATCGATGACGTCTACGGTGGGCAGATCACCAAGCAGTACCGGACTCGGCTGGCCGTCGCGCACAAGACACCGTGA